The genomic interval ATCGATGTGGGCATTGACAGTCTGACTGTTACCGTTAATGCAGTTGATCCTGATATACAAGCTCAGATATGCGAAGGGATTGTCTATCATGGAAAATGTTATACGGGGCGTCAGGCAGCAGAAATACTTATAAAAAATCAACTTATTGGAATTCAGAAAGTTTCCGGAGCAGGGATTACAGTCAAAGTGAATACAGTACTGATTCCAGAAATTAATGCAGATCATGTGGCAGAAGTTGCAAAAACTGTTTCAGAACATGGGGCTAAAATTTATAACATCATTCCGCTGATTCCCCAGCATCACTTAAGCTGGTGCAGTGAGCCGAAATGTGACTTAATCAGCAAGGTAAGACAAGAAGCTGAAAATTATATTCGTGTATTCAGGCATTGCCAGCGTTGCAGGGCAGATGCTGCAGGAATTCCTGGAGGGAAGGATGTATCAGGCAGGCTTTATATCCGTCCTGTGGTCCTGGAAAATACTTTTTCTCATGGTTAATAGCAGCGAGTATGACTCGCTTCTATAAAGCTGTTAATTTTTAAGACTGACAGGAGGTGGTTTGATATGTGTAGTGACTGTGATGATATGTCAGATATGTATCAAAAATTTAAGTATTTAGGAGGAGAAATCATATGGCAAATGATTCAAAGAAAAAAGAATATCGTTTTGATACAAAAAAATTACGAGCAGGCTATGATCCAAAGGAGCATAACTATGCTGTATCACCACCTATTTATCAAACCACTTCATTTGATTTTCGTGATGTAGAACATGCCAAGGCATTGTTTGGATTACGTGAGCTTGGCAATTTGTATACCCGAGTTGGCAATCCAACCGTTGCAGTATTAGAACAGCGTGTTGCTGCACTGGATGGAGCCAGTGGTGC from Defluviitalea raffinosedens carries:
- a CDS encoding radical SAM protein, with amino-acid sequence MSITFEELKKNHPCFALGAKNNKGRVHLPVSPGCNIFCSFCKREISDTENRPGVASGIITPEEAIEVVRKAVKLCPEITVVGVAGPGDTLATPYALQTFRLIKEEFPDIIKCMSTNGLLLPEYADEIIDVGIDSLTVTVNAVDPDIQAQICEGIVYHGKCYTGRQAAEILIKNQLIGIQKVSGAGITVKVNTVLIPEINADHVAEVAKTVSEHGAKIYNIIPLIPQHHLSWCSEPKCDLISKVRQEAENYIRVFRHCQRCRADAAGIPGGKDVSGRLYIRPVVLENTFSHG